gtaaCTTGGCAttgacttatatgtggaaccttgGTGTATCAAATAGAGCTAGTTTTTTAGCTATGGTGGCAGAATTCCAAATCAAACTGGcccaagagaaaaaagtaaagtacTAGTTTAagtatctaaaaaatatatatgccccAAGAGAACCAGAGATTTAAAAGCAATCATTAGGTCTTtatctttctctcatttctgctttattttgtgGGGGCTTTATTCTGTCAAGCAGTTGGACACTCATTCTCCCATGCAATTCTACACTTACCTCATCTTCACCATTGGCAATGCCAATGGAAAACATCTCTTCAACTCTGACAAATCTCAGCACTGGCCTAGCTTGAGTCACATACTTTTCCTGGAGCCTATGCAGCCCCATTTGAATCACTAGACTATGAGTAGTGAAGGGGTACTTTCCCAAGGGAAATCAAGCCACTGCCCAGAAAAGGGCTGGCCAAGTGCAAGAGAGGCAAAAAATTTGTGTATCTGGGGAAGCAGCCAGAAGAAACCCTTAATTTGCAGCTTCTCCCCATGTCAACCTTAGTTAATAAAAGTAAGTTAACCCTTGAACACAGGAGTGAGGAGGTTAGAAGCACTAACCTCCCGTAGAAAAACccatgtataattttgattcccCCCCAATTTAACTACTAGTAGCCTACTGCTGACTGACAGGAAGCCTTACCAGTAACACAAATGGtcaattaacatatattttgtatgtggCTCAAGGGATTGAGCACTGTCCTGTGAACCGAAAGGctatcagtttgattcccagtcagcgcatgtgcctgggttgtgggccgggtccctagtcgggggcgtgcgagagacaactgattgatgtatctcttgcacactgatgtttctctccctgtcttcctccttttccctctttctaaagataaataaaaaatcttaagaaaaaaaaccatgaaaacatgtttacagtatttattgaaaaaactctCTATATAATTGGACCCACACAATTCAAACCTGTatggttcaagggtcaactgtatattgcGCGTCTTAGCTAAAGCACCTAAGCTGCAGCTTTGTCCGTCTCTGAACCGCACTGGGAGAGGTGATCGACAGCTTCTTACCAGATCCCTTAGGTCGCAGTCTCTCCCTACTAGACCATCTCTTGCAACTACGGTTAAATCCATCTTTCCAACATATGGCTCTAGTTAAAACTCTAATGAAGGAACCAAACTCAGTCTGTTAACGCATGGTCTTCCACGACCTCACCCTGTGTTGCAGTTACCTTATACTATACCACTCACTCTCTGTGCATGCTGAATCAGTGCTTTTTACGTGTTTGtcactgatttattttaaagtattaggATGTCATGTTAATGTGTCAGTCAAGAGATGCAAGCATTAGCTTTGTTACTTGTCCTTTCTGGCTGTAAAGGTATActattatacatttatttgtaagtGCTAAATTTGAtccttaatataattttttccaaaaagtCAATATTCTTATTAAACTAAGTTTATcctgaaaataaaacatggtaaCTCAAAGTATGAGATAAATAGCCCTTTCATAATGGGAAGACCTGTTAGAGAACTATTTTCTCCATACCATTCATCCATTTCCCACaaattatatatagtattttatttcaatGGTTTCAAAGACTTAGCGCAGAGATTGTACTTTTAGTTTGATACATAAATGGAAGTTGTAATaagatgtattatattttttagaatatgTAAACCAAGACATCTTCATAAATAGGTCACATGGATCTTTAGCTAACTTCATTTAGGCTAAACATCTCCATGTTTTCACACTTAGCTAAAACTGATTTATGTACAAAACCAATTTACTAACTTGTGAGGGTCTCAGAATTAGAgtgatttttaatgaaaaaaaaaaaaagaggaattgtggcataaatgagttttaaaataagaGCATGAACTAAAAGTACAAACatatcactatttttattttcatttaagccAAGTATGCCTGAGCCAAAGTTAGACAAGATGTGTGTCTATCCATAATTCATACTTtaatacaaatttcaaaacataaaGTACAACGACGTTCTCTATGTTCAAATCCACTTACTTTATCCGAAACAcagtatttataaaacaaatagcTCCTGCAACAAAACCACCATTaggaaagttatttaaattattttttaatggttataGCGGAGCCAATTTTCCTCATAAAGTACCTCCTAGGATTTAGGACTCTTTAGGTTGCTTGAATACAACCAAGAATGTGATACTGATAAGTAAATACATATCAGTTTAGTCAAACATTCGAGATAAAAGGAGTGACTTTGGATTTAACCCTAAACCaaaaatgaatcttgaaaataCAGTTTACTGCTTCTAACACACTCCTTTATGTGTCCACACAGCACGTTCCAGGAAATcaatcttcttctttctcaatgtaTGTCTTTGCATTAACCCGTGCCATGTGCCTGGCCAGGTACCTGTCTCTAGCTGACGTTACAGTTTCTTCATTGCTCCGTTTTGCAAACTTGCTCAGTGTCTCTTGTAGTCTCTCTTGTTCTTCGCCAGTACTTTGGCATTCCTCTGTGACTCTGTGTTTTGCTCCCATTGATGTTTCACAACTAGAGAgtttctctgagtctgtctctttgTCGTTTTCcatgtttctcattttattggATCTTTCCTGGTCAGAAAACCTATCCTTTGCCCTAGATTTCGGGctgctttcctttctgtctcgctttctttctgaagattgAACACTTATTTCTCGTTTTTCTCTATCTCTGTTTTCGtgcctttctttccttgttttcatatgttcttccttttctttgcttttctcttccttctctcctcctttctcactgTGTTGGTCATGATCATTTCGTTGCCTatctctttcttgttctcttgtggggtatttctctctgtctttctcccttttccattctctgtcatttctttctctttggtcTCTTCCCCTCAGTTTATCTTCTTGTTCATGTCTCTTCCAATGGGAATCTCTATGACTGGCCTCTCTGTGCCTATGAgaatccttcttttcttttcggTAATCTCGGTCAGTGTAGTAGTTCTCCTGGTCCCTGGACTGTCTCTCTTGGtgcttatcttcccttttctcatGTCCCCTTGACTTGGAACTTTTTGTATGGCTTTTGGTACCATGTTCTCTTTCTTCACTAGATGACCGTGAGTGAGTGTGATTCTTGTGATGCCTGGAGTCATTCTCAGAGGTCTCTACGCTCTTTTCCCTTCTGCACTTCACTTTATTACTACCTTCCACTTCATCATCCTCACTGTCACTGGCATCAAAGTCACTGTCTGCATCTGGGTTCTCCTCTACTTTCACAACAGTTTGGAGAATGCGTTTCTCATGTGGTATTCTGTTCTCTGAACTTACTTCATCAGAATAATCCCttgatttctcttcctttatcccagacctttaaaaaaataatataatgataaatGCCACATTATCATTTACAGTAAGCACATAAAGTGTTCATATAATTTCCCTcaatatttaaatcaataaaattgtaattatatATGCTTCTTGATTATCAAGATGTAAAAAGGTACTGATGTGTATTTACTTTGTAAACATCTGCAAACCAGCATTTTCTAACCATTCAGAATATTTTCAATATTGGTAGAAGTAAAGAAAATGGGCCGTTCTGTATTGGATCACTAGAACCTTCAGGCAGGGGTCTGAAGGTGCTAAGCATAGATGaagaaaatcaggaaaagaaaaatacattctgGACCTTAGTAGCATTTCACAACGTGAAGTTTAAGTAGTGGCTCTttattggatttttctttttcttcctataaaAATTAAGGAGTCCTGTTAatagatgaaaataaatttttttcacagcaaaatgGTGTCAAAAATCTAATTCTAAATCTCACTAAATAAAC
This window of the Desmodus rotundus isolate HL8 chromosome 9, HLdesRot8A.1, whole genome shotgun sequence genome carries:
- the NSRP1 gene encoding nuclear speckle splicing regulatory protein 1 isoform X1 → MAIPGRQYGLILPKKTQHLHPVLQKPSVFGNDSDEEETSVSESLQREAAKKQAMKQTKLEIQKALAEDSTVYEYDSIYDEMQKKKEENNPKLVLGKDRKPKYIHNLLKAVEIRKKEQEKRMEKKIQREREMEKGEFDDKEAFVTSAYKKKLQERAEEEEREKRAAALEARLDVTKQKDLSGFYRHLLNQAVGEEEVPTCSFREARSGIKEEKSRDYSDEVSSENRIPHEKRILQTVVKVEENPDADSDFDASDSEDDEVEGSNKVKCRREKSVETSENDSRHHKNHTHSRSSSEEREHGTKSHTKSSKSRGHEKREDKHQERQSRDQENYYTDRDYRKEKKDSHRHREASHRDSHWKRHEQEDKLRGRDQRERNDREWKREKDREKYPTREQERDRQRNDHDQHSEKGGEKEEKSKEKEEHMKTRKERHENRDREKREISVQSSERKRDRKESSPKSRAKDRFSDQERSNKMRNMENDKETDSEKLSSCETSMGAKHRVTEECQSTGEEQERLQETLSKFAKRSNEETVTSARDRYLARHMARVNAKTYIEKEED
- the NSRP1 gene encoding nuclear speckle splicing regulatory protein 1 isoform X2 translates to MKQTKLEIQKALAEDSTVYEYDSIYDEMQKKKEENNPKLVLGKDRKPKYIHNLLKAVEIRKKEQEKRMEKKIQREREMEKGEFDDKEAFVTSAYKKKLQERAEEEEREKRAAALEARLDVTKQKDLSGFYRHLLNQAVGEEEVPTCSFREARSGIKEEKSRDYSDEVSSENRIPHEKRILQTVVKVEENPDADSDFDASDSEDDEVEGSNKVKCRREKSVETSENDSRHHKNHTHSRSSSEEREHGTKSHTKSSKSRGHEKREDKHQERQSRDQENYYTDRDYRKEKKDSHRHREASHRDSHWKRHEQEDKLRGRDQRERNDREWKREKDREKYPTREQERDRQRNDHDQHSEKGGEKEEKSKEKEEHMKTRKERHENRDREKREISVQSSERKRDRKESSPKSRAKDRFSDQERSNKMRNMENDKETDSEKLSSCETSMGAKHRVTEECQSTGEEQERLQETLSKFAKRSNEETVTSARDRYLARHMARVNAKTYIEKEED